From a region of the Deltaproteobacteria bacterium genome:
- a CDS encoding glutamyl-tRNA reductase yields the protein MDRIVLIGLNHTTAPVEIREKFAAVCLDRQTPLQGLARLPQIKEAFYLSTCNRMEVLFTTPNFDQGTAAVVGLLADIYGQTSGALKPYLYTYIDQEAVKHLFRVTCSLDSMVVGEPQILGQVKQAYREAVTAKTTGVILNRLLHKSFSVAKQVRTETRIGRSAVSISYAAVELAKKIFNELAGKKVLLIGAGEMAELAAEHLLTNGVEQVVVANRTLERALALARRFGGTTVALEEVVEQLQRVDIIISSTGSLEPILTAEQVKSRMRGRRNRPLFFIDIAVPRDIDPAINDLDNVYLYNIDDLQGIVELNKADRLKEAGRAEHIIAAEALKFEGWLRTLEVVPTIVSLRNKAEQIRECELQKTLHHFGALSQEQINSLEVLTRAIVNKVLHDPILFLKRTSHRTHKDIYIDMARKIFNLDGDLSASFEEDEVSLDSEKTLC from the coding sequence ATGGATCGGATCGTTCTCATAGGCTTGAATCACACAACGGCACCTGTAGAAATCAGGGAAAAATTCGCCGCTGTCTGTCTGGACCGCCAGACTCCTCTCCAGGGACTGGCCAGACTGCCTCAGATCAAAGAGGCCTTTTACCTTTCCACCTGCAACCGAATGGAAGTGCTCTTTACAACTCCTAATTTTGATCAAGGCACAGCAGCGGTGGTGGGTTTGCTGGCAGATATTTATGGTCAGACCAGTGGCGCTCTCAAGCCGTATCTCTACACTTACATAGACCAGGAAGCGGTGAAGCACCTTTTCCGGGTAACATGCAGCCTCGATTCCATGGTGGTGGGAGAACCGCAGATTCTGGGGCAGGTGAAACAGGCATACAGGGAAGCGGTGACAGCCAAGACAACGGGCGTTATCCTCAACCGGCTCCTTCACAAGTCTTTTTCGGTGGCGAAGCAGGTGCGTACTGAGACCAGGATAGGCAGGAGTGCGGTCTCCATAAGTTACGCTGCGGTGGAACTTGCCAAGAAGATATTCAATGAGCTTGCCGGCAAGAAGGTCTTGCTCATTGGTGCAGGCGAGATGGCGGAACTGGCGGCAGAACACCTGCTCACCAATGGAGTAGAACAGGTGGTGGTGGCCAACCGCACTCTGGAAAGAGCATTAGCTCTAGCCCGGAGATTTGGCGGAACCACTGTGGCACTCGAGGAAGTGGTCGAGCAACTGCAGCGGGTAGATATAATTATCAGCTCTACTGGCTCTCTGGAGCCCATTCTTACCGCAGAACAAGTAAAGAGCAGGATGAGGGGGCGGCGCAACCGACCGTTGTTTTTCATAGATATTGCGGTGCCAAGAGACATTGACCCAGCGATAAACGATCTTGACAATGTCTATCTCTACAATATTGATGATTTACAGGGCATAGTGGAGCTGAACAAAGCTGACCGCTTGAAAGAAGCGGGCAGGGCCGAGCACATCATTGCCGCGGAAGCGTTGAAATTCGAAGGGTGGCTGCGAACTCTCGAAGTGGTGCCGACTATAGTGTCGCTGAGAAATAAAGCTGAACAGATCAGGGAGTGCGAACTCCAGAAAACCCTGCATCACTTTGGCGCCCTGTCCCAGGAGCAGATTAATTCTCTCGAAGTCCTTACGCGGGCTATCGTCAACAAGGTACTTCATGATCCTATTTTGTTTCTGAAGCGAACCAGCCACCGAACGCACAAGGATATCTATATTGATATGGCGCGCAAAATATTCAACCTCGACGGTGACCTGTCGGCCTCCTTCGAAGAGGATGAAGTCTCTCTTGATTCGGAGAAAACGCTGTGCTAG
- a CDS encoding 1-acyl-sn-glycerol-3-phosphate acyltransferase: MLRTLLFYISLIVLTPSLSLITIPIAFVTKSGRIPHLIARFWSRCLLLASGIRLEVEGLENIDPQQSYVFAANHQSQFDIFALLVSLPVQFRWLAKAELFRIPIFGSAMKGAGYIPIDRSDRKAAFKSIDVAAAQVRRGTSIVIFPEGTRSVDGKLRSFKKGGFFLAIKSKRPIVPISISGSHKILAKGSFRVHSGTITIKIGKPIATASLNPQDREWLIPEIRRRIQENLPLDEQGEPEPPVEVQPEAAPETT; the protein is encoded by the coding sequence ATGCTGCGAACTCTTCTTTTTTACATCTCACTGATAGTGCTCACCCCAAGTTTGAGTCTCATCACTATTCCCATTGCCTTTGTGACCAAAAGTGGCCGAATACCCCATCTCATTGCCAGATTCTGGAGCCGCTGTCTCCTCCTGGCCAGCGGCATACGGCTAGAAGTCGAGGGGCTGGAAAACATTGATCCGCAGCAATCTTATGTATTTGCAGCGAATCATCAGAGTCAATTTGACATTTTCGCCCTGCTGGTCTCCTTGCCGGTGCAATTCAGATGGCTTGCCAAGGCAGAGCTGTTCCGCATCCCGATCTTTGGCAGCGCCATGAAGGGAGCAGGCTACATACCAATCGACCGCAGTGACCGCAAGGCCGCTTTCAAGAGTATTGATGTTGCGGCAGCTCAGGTGCGCCGCGGAACTTCCATTGTGATATTCCCGGAGGGCACGCGGAGCGTGGACGGTAAGCTCAGGTCCTTCAAGAAGGGGGGATTTTTCCTGGCAATCAAATCGAAGCGTCCCATCGTACCCATCAGTATAAGCGGCAGCCACAAGATACTGGCCAAGGGCAGTTTTCGGGTCCACAGCGGCACCATTACCATCAAAATAGGCAAACCTATTGCCACCGCATCTCTCAACCCGCAGGACAGGGAATGGCTCATACCAGAGATCCGCCGGCGCATCCAGGAAAATCTTCCGCTAGATGAACAGGGAGAGCCAGAACCACCAGTCGAAGTGCAACCAGAAGCAGCCCCAGAGACCACATGA
- a CDS encoding twin-arginine translocase TatA/TatE family subunit, giving the protein MFGIGMPELLVILVIILIIFGAGKLPEIGSGLGKGIRNFKKATSDEADELETDQEKKKIEEKQES; this is encoded by the coding sequence ATGTTTGGAATAGGCATGCCGGAATTGCTGGTGATTCTGGTAATTATCCTGATTATTTTTGGTGCGGGCAAGCTGCCGGAAATAGGTTCAGGACTCGGCAAAGGAATCAGGAACTTCAAGAAGGCTACTTCTGACGAAGCCGACGAGCTGGAAACTGATCAGGAGAAGAAGAAAATCGAAGAGAAGCAAGAAAGTTAA
- a CDS encoding single-stranded DNA-binding protein, producing the protein MAALNKVMLIGNLGADPELTYTPNGTAKATMRLATHETWTNREGEKGERTEWHRVVAWGRLAEICGQYLAKGRQVFIEGRLQTRSWEDREGNRRWITEIVASGMQMLGSPRQSQDDSAVPPVDDAVEDAPPPEDDIPF; encoded by the coding sequence ATGGCAGCACTCAACAAGGTAATGCTCATCGGAAATCTCGGCGCTGATCCAGAACTTACCTATACCCCAAATGGAACAGCAAAGGCTACCATGAGATTGGCCACTCATGAGACGTGGACCAACAGAGAAGGTGAAAAAGGCGAACGTACCGAGTGGCATCGCGTGGTGGCGTGGGGAAGACTGGCAGAGATTTGCGGCCAGTATCTTGCCAAAGGCCGCCAGGTTTTCATCGAAGGGCGATTGCAAACCCGTTCATGGGAAGATCGAGAAGGCAACAGGCGCTGGATAACCGAAATAGTTGCCTCCGGTATGCAGATGTTGGGCAGTCCTCGTCAGAGCCAGGATGACTCAGCTGTGCCTCCGGTGGATGATGCCGTAGAAGACGCGCCGCCACCGGAAGACGACATCCCTTTTTAG
- a CDS encoding bifunctional precorrin-2 dehydrogenase/sirohydrochlorin ferrochelatase, protein MRYYPVFLRVENRSCLVVGGGQVGARKVQTLVDAGARVSLISAELVPELEQRVRNGEVKLLGSRYESHHLQGCLLVIAATNDNNLNKRIARDAEQRGVLCNVVDLPEHCSFILPAFVQRGSLTLAVSTAGQSPALARKIRLELEEKFGEEYGFFLELMGAVRQKLLAVSSDSAANKKTFEDLVNSELLQLVKRKEWRSVDALLRSILGEQYSLKELEIDW, encoded by the coding sequence GTGCGCTATTATCCAGTTTTTCTCAGAGTAGAGAACCGTTCGTGTTTGGTAGTAGGTGGCGGACAGGTGGGGGCGAGAAAAGTGCAGACCCTGGTGGATGCCGGTGCCAGGGTCAGCCTGATATCTGCGGAGCTCGTTCCCGAACTCGAGCAGAGAGTACGCAATGGTGAGGTGAAGCTTCTGGGCAGCCGCTACGAGTCCCACCATTTGCAGGGTTGCCTGCTTGTCATTGCAGCAACCAATGACAACAATCTCAACAAGAGAATAGCACGCGATGCAGAACAGCGAGGAGTTCTCTGCAATGTGGTGGACCTTCCTGAACATTGCAGCTTTATACTTCCTGCTTTCGTGCAAAGAGGCTCTCTGACTTTGGCTGTGTCTACGGCAGGCCAGAGCCCTGCGCTGGCTCGCAAGATCCGCCTGGAACTCGAGGAGAAATTCGGTGAGGAATATGGCTTCTTTCTGGAACTGATGGGAGCGGTCAGGCAGAAGCTGCTTGCTGTCAGCAGCGATTCGGCCGCCAACAAGAAGACTTTTGAAGACCTTGTGAACTCTGAACTCCTGCAGCTTGTCAAACGCAAAGAATGGCGCAGCGTCGATGCCCTGCTCAGATCAATCCTGGGAGAGCAATACTCGCTCAAAGAGCTGGAGATTGACTGGTGA
- the ccsB gene encoding c-type cytochrome biogenesis protein CcsB: MTNSVILLTFLAVLLYAIGTVGYLIYVVRPLTTVHRAATIFLLLGFAVHSIELFLTVSQTGLMPVSTLQQTFSLFSWAIVGSYLLFQLRFSIMILGSFVSPLAVIFLLIGSALPTHIVASGKLLKSFWLTLHISAMFVGNAIFALAFCGGIMYLLQEHQIKKKRFGLLYRRLPSLQLLDSLNHVCVTLGFPLITIGLISGFVYAGAVWRSYWNWDPKEILSVITWLIYAVLLHERLAVGWRGRRAAIMAIVGFSAILITFVGANLGLKSHHSFLVD; this comes from the coding sequence GTGACGAACTCGGTGATCCTCCTGACTTTTCTTGCTGTTCTTCTTTATGCAATAGGCACTGTGGGCTATCTCATTTACGTGGTCAGACCGCTGACCACGGTGCACCGGGCTGCGACGATATTTCTGCTGCTTGGATTTGCAGTTCATTCTATTGAATTGTTTCTGACCGTAAGTCAAACAGGTCTTATGCCGGTGAGCACGCTCCAACAAACATTTTCCCTGTTTTCCTGGGCGATTGTCGGCAGTTATCTTCTCTTTCAATTGCGCTTTTCTATTATGATCTTGGGTAGTTTTGTCTCGCCTCTGGCGGTGATCTTTCTATTGATAGGCTCCGCTCTTCCCACGCACATTGTGGCAAGCGGTAAATTATTGAAAAGTTTCTGGTTGACTCTGCACATCAGTGCCATGTTTGTGGGCAATGCCATATTTGCCCTGGCATTCTGCGGCGGCATCATGTACCTGCTGCAAGAACACCAGATAAAGAAAAAAAGATTTGGCCTGCTCTACCGTCGCCTTCCCTCTTTGCAGCTGCTCGATTCTTTGAACCACGTCTGCGTTACCTTGGGGTTTCCTCTGATAACGATCGGTCTCATCTCTGGATTCGTCTATGCCGGAGCGGTCTGGCGTTCTTACTGGAACTGGGACCCGAAGGAAATTCTCTCGGTTATTACCTGGCTCATCTATGCAGTACTCCTCCATGAACGTCTGGCTGTGGGCTGGCGCGGCAGAAGAGCCGCCATTATGGCTATTGTCGGCTTTAGCGCCATTCTGATAACATTTGTAGGGGCAAATCTCGGCCTCAAGAGCCATCACAGTTTTCTGGTGGACTGA